The Moraxella haemolytica genome window below encodes:
- a CDS encoding thymidylate synthase gives MKQYLQLLQHILATGDDKGDRTGTGTRSVFGYQMRFDLTEGFPLLTTKKVHMKSIVHELLWFIKGDTNVKYLQDFGVTIWDEWATAEQTAKFGREAGDLGAVYGHQWRNFGATKDANGSYQKDGFDQLSWLINEIKTNPNSRRLIVSGWNPIEAGQVALPPCHTLFQFFVVNNKLSCQLYQRSADVFLGVPFNIASYALLTHMIAQVCELQVGEFIWTGGDTHLYHNHFEQAKLQSTRTPLPLCQLRLNPDIKNLFDFSFDDIKIEGYQSHDRIKAEVAV, from the coding sequence ATGAAACAATACCTACAATTATTACAACACATCTTAGCTACAGGCGATGACAAAGGCGACCGTACAGGCACTGGTACTCGCTCTGTTTTTGGTTATCAGATGCGGTTTGATTTGACCGAAGGGTTTCCCCTGCTCACAACCAAAAAAGTGCATATGAAATCTATTGTTCATGAACTGCTATGGTTTATCAAAGGCGACACCAATGTCAAATACTTACAAGACTTTGGTGTAACCATATGGGACGAATGGGCAACTGCTGAACAAACTGCCAAATTTGGGCGAGAAGCAGGCGATTTAGGGGCAGTTTATGGTCATCAGTGGCGTAATTTTGGGGCCACCAAAGATGCTAATGGCTCTTACCAAAAAGACGGTTTTGATCAACTAAGTTGGCTAATTAACGAAATCAAAACCAATCCCAATTCCAGACGACTGATTGTATCTGGTTGGAATCCGATAGAAGCTGGGCAAGTGGCACTACCGCCTTGTCATACTTTATTTCAATTTTTTGTGGTGAATAACAAACTTTCTTGTCAATTATACCAAAGAAGTGCCGATGTATTTTTGGGTGTTCCATTTAATATCGCAAGCTATGCCCTGCTGACGCATATGATTGCCCAAGTGTGTGAATTGCAAGTAGGCGAATTTATTTGGACTGGTGGCGATACACATTTATATCATAACCATTTTGAGCAAGCCAAATTGCAATCAACTCGCACGCCTTTACCACTTTGTCAATTACGATTAAATCCTGATATCAAGAATCTGTTTGACTTTTCGTTTGATGACATCAAGATTGAAGGTTATCAATCACATGATAGGATTAAAGCGGAAGTGGCGGTGTAA
- a CDS encoding dihydrofolate reductase, protein MNNLTTTKQLLKNKNLSLIQVVAFDQKQCIGKDNQLAWHIPEDLKHFKSLTTGGVVIMGRKTYESIRKPLPNRTNWVVTKDKAWTAQGVKVAHSLECALELASNDCQDGKLFIIGGGEIYRQSIDIADVLEITRVDLDIGGDAFYPAIPSGFELTHREHGTSSTDNTAFVFESYQRIARV, encoded by the coding sequence ATGAACAATCTAACAACAACCAAACAGCTCCTAAAAAATAAAAATCTCTCTTTGATTCAGGTTGTCGCTTTTGATCAAAAGCAATGTATTGGCAAGGACAATCAACTTGCATGGCATATTCCAGAGGACTTAAAACATTTTAAGTCTCTGACCACAGGAGGCGTGGTCATCATGGGACGAAAGACATATGAAAGCATCAGAAAGCCCCTACCCAACCGTACCAATTGGGTCGTTACTAAAGATAAGGCGTGGACAGCTCAGGGTGTTAAAGTCGCCCATAGTTTAGAGTGTGCCTTAGAACTTGCAAGTAATGACTGTCAAGATGGCAAATTATTCATCATTGGTGGTGGTGAGATTTACCGTCAAAGCATTGATATTGCCGATGTTTTAGAAATCACTCGGGTGGATTTGGATATTGGAGGCGACGCTTTTTATCCTGCGATACCGTCTGGCTTTGAATTAACCCATCGTGAGCACGGCACAAGCAGTACTGATAATACAGCTTTCGTCTTTGAATCTTATCAAAGAATTGCTCGTGTGTGA
- a CDS encoding RNA pyrophosphohydrolase — translation MIDSDGFRANVGIILANTQGQVLWAKRIGHDSWQFPQGGIDYGETPLDAMYRELYEEVGLYPHHVELLAVTKDWLRYRLPKRYVRTNQEPLCIGQKQKWFLLRLDENNAKHIRFDTSKPEFDEWQWVSYWYPLNQVVSFKRGVYQRALLELIEQLPLTHDLILPNQNNQP, via the coding sequence ATGATTGATTCAGACGGCTTTCGAGCCAATGTCGGTATCATCTTGGCAAATACACAAGGCCAAGTGCTTTGGGCAAAACGCATCGGACACGACAGCTGGCAGTTTCCACAAGGGGGAATCGATTATGGCGAAACCCCGCTTGATGCGATGTATCGTGAGCTGTACGAGGAGGTTGGATTATACCCACATCATGTAGAACTGCTTGCAGTTACCAAAGATTGGTTGCGTTATCGTCTGCCAAAACGCTATGTTCGCACCAATCAAGAACCTTTGTGTATCGGGCAAAAACAAAAATGGTTTTTGCTTCGCTTAGATGAAAATAACGCCAAACACATTCGCTTTGATACTTCAAAGCCTGAGTTTGACGAATGGCAATGGGTGAGTTATTGGTACCCATTAAATCAGGTGGTCTCTTTTAAGCGTGGCGTTTATCAAAGAGCTTTACTAGAGCTGATTGAGCAACTGCCCTTGACCCATGATCTTATCTTACCCAATCAAAACAACCAACCTTAA
- a CDS encoding MFS transporter: MDSKFNKSVNNICGSMLLSSLASSLYLVVLPLYVYHLTNSAISTALQVTISAVGSLLACFFVNNFNIFKSDKLHIVAINVTLSILLCLPYFFNDSAMIYALYTISFVGTFLSTCSSGYIESLISFLAESTHSLNRQTIIGKTKVFAGMGSALGFFIGGAILSVLNHRVVFFIGGVLFVLSAIFMYLTPIDDIKQRSNSIKKAVYKILFSKNIFYLSTAHAISAVSLFIYNGTFIYVLKDIYKVDDIYVSFYFFSLMLATVFGSLLMVKVSRHKELPVRIAPHLRIFYALFFLVTAFSSGYWYFLISVFVLNFIHAFSIPFWQDCFQKYSPSSEWRVIGTSRKTLVAISGIIGSMLGGYLIGKYNIMLTYTVAALLSFVSGVLLMVFIRRSHEIKRSV; encoded by the coding sequence ATGGACAGCAAATTTAATAAATCAGTGAATAATATCTGTGGCAGCATGCTGCTATCGAGTTTGGCATCTTCCCTCTATCTGGTTGTATTGCCACTATATGTTTATCATCTTACCAATAGTGCCATTTCTACAGCACTTCAGGTAACCATCTCTGCGGTAGGTAGTCTGCTTGCTTGTTTCTTTGTTAATAATTTTAATATATTTAAAAGTGATAAATTGCACATTGTGGCCATTAATGTTACTTTAAGTATTTTGTTATGCTTACCATATTTTTTTAATGATTCAGCCATGATTTATGCGTTGTATACCATAAGTTTTGTTGGAACATTTTTATCAACTTGTTCAAGTGGCTATATTGAGAGTTTGATTTCATTTTTAGCAGAATCAACACACAGTCTAAATAGACAAACCATCATAGGAAAAACAAAGGTTTTTGCAGGCATGGGTTCAGCGTTAGGGTTTTTTATAGGCGGTGCTATTTTAAGTGTTTTAAATCATCGTGTTGTATTTTTTATTGGCGGTGTTTTATTTGTCCTATCTGCTATTTTTATGTATTTGACTCCTATCGATGATATCAAACAAAGAAGTAATTCTATCAAAAAAGCGGTTTATAAAATTTTATTCTCAAAAAATATCTTCTATTTGAGTACAGCTCATGCCATATCCGCAGTCAGCTTATTTATTTATAACGGGACTTTTATATATGTATTAAAGGATATTTATAAGGTCGATGATATTTATGTTTCTTTTTATTTTTTTAGTCTGATGTTGGCAACGGTTTTTGGTTCGTTGCTTATGGTGAAAGTATCCAGACATAAAGAGTTGCCTGTCCGTATTGCCCCGCATCTGCGTATCTTTTATGCTTTATTTTTCTTGGTGACCGCATTCTCTTCAGGATATTGGTATTTTTTAATATCTGTATTTGTTCTTAACTTTATTCATGCGTTTTCAATTCCGTTTTGGCAGGATTGTTTTCAAAAATATTCCCCTTCATCAGAATGGCGGGTAATCGGAACAAGTAGAAAAACATTGGTGGCCATTTCTGGCATCATTGGAAGCATGTTAGGTGGATATTTGATTGGAAAATATAATATTATGCTTACCTATACTGTTGCGGCATTGCTGTCTTTTGTATCTGGTGTTTTATTAATGGTTTTTATTAGACGGTCTCATGAAATTAAAAGAAGTGTATGA
- the lgt gene encoding prolipoprotein diacylglyceryl transferase — MAMIHPQFDPVALDLGFVELHWYGLMYLLAFLFAYLLATYRGKKRGDFTGEMVSDLIFFGAMGVILGGRIGYVILYNFGEFLSNPAYLFRVWEGGMSFHGGFIGVLIAMYFFGRKYKKHPFTVLDFIAPCVPTGLLFGRLGNFINGELWGRVSHGDWPQLMYFPQAVAADHELINTNPDFMNIATQLGEYYLLPRHPSQLYQAFSEGVLLFILLWWFSAKPRPRYAVSALFLLGYGCSRFITEFFRQPDVGYELIFGWMSKGQLYSLPMIIFGVLLMISAYKNNNHDWQKNQ, encoded by the coding sequence ATGGCAATGATTCACCCACAATTTGACCCTGTCGCCCTTGATTTAGGGTTTGTTGAGCTACATTGGTATGGTTTGATGTATCTGCTCGCCTTTTTATTCGCTTATCTACTGGCGACATATCGTGGTAAAAAGCGAGGCGATTTTACTGGCGAGATGGTCTCAGATTTGATATTTTTTGGGGCGATGGGTGTGATTTTAGGTGGCCGTATTGGTTATGTCATTTTATATAACTTTGGCGAATTTTTATCCAATCCTGCCTACTTATTCCGTGTATGGGAAGGTGGCATGAGCTTTCACGGTGGCTTTATTGGCGTGTTGATTGCCATGTATTTTTTTGGGCGTAAATACAAAAAACACCCCTTTACCGTGCTAGATTTTATCGCCCCTTGTGTGCCAACAGGTCTTTTATTTGGGCGACTTGGCAACTTCATCAATGGCGAGTTATGGGGGCGTGTGTCGCATGGGGATTGGCCACAACTGATGTATTTCCCCCAAGCGGTCGCTGCCGACCATGAACTCATCAACACCAACCCAGACTTCATGAATATTGCCACCCAACTGGGAGAATATTACCTGCTACCACGCCACCCAAGCCAGTTGTATCAAGCATTTAGTGAGGGTGTACTACTGTTTATTTTGCTTTGGTGGTTTAGTGCCAAGCCACGCCCACGCTACGCTGTGTCTGCCTTATTCTTGCTTGGTTATGGGTGCAGTCGATTTATCACCGAGTTTTTCCGACAGCCTGATGTCGGTTATGAACTGATCTTTGGTTGGATGAGTAAAGGTCAGCTATATAGTCTGCCGATGATTATCTTTGGCGTGCTACTCATGATATCAGCATACAAAAACAACAACCATGATTGGCAAAAAAACCAATAA
- a CDS encoding FAD:protein FMN transferase, producing the protein MNNFLIPSVAISAMLLTACTPASDYQSIEGQTMGTTYHITFKGNAKDAITIQQAIDARLVEVNQSMSTYIKDSTISKFNRLPSNTPMMIDKDFMQVLNDSQQIFLASGGSFDPTVYPLVELWGFGSQMSIDRLQSPPTADEIALANSKVGLQKVILTGNELHKTHDGVGLDFSAIAKGYGVDVIADVLANQYHIDDYMVEIGGEVATKGVNAKGKAWTIAIDAPILDSSVQNREIFATLSLPTGLHIATSGGYRNSVEFDGVRYSHTINPATAQPVADGAPSVTVIHDSVALADGWATALTALSYHDALKIASQNQIKALFIIEKTDGKGYEMVKSDALTATAIKIGQ; encoded by the coding sequence ATGAATAATTTTCTTATCCCTAGTGTTGCCATATCTGCCATGCTCCTAACTGCCTGCACTCCTGCAAGCGACTATCAGAGCATTGAAGGGCAAACGATGGGCACAACCTATCACATCACCTTTAAAGGCAATGCTAAAGACGCCATAACCATTCAACAAGCGATAGATGCCCGCTTAGTTGAAGTCAATCAAAGTATGTCCACCTATATCAAGGACAGTACGATTTCTAAGTTTAACCGTCTACCAAGCAATACCCCCATGATGATTGATAAGGATTTTATGCAGGTTCTAAATGACAGCCAACAGATTTTTTTAGCAAGTGGCGGTAGTTTTGATCCAACGGTATATCCTTTGGTTGAACTGTGGGGCTTTGGCAGTCAAATGAGTATTGATCGATTGCAATCACCACCCACTGCTGATGAAATCGCTCTTGCAAATAGCAAAGTTGGGCTACAAAAAGTTATTTTGACAGGCAACGAACTGCACAAAACCCATGATGGCGTTGGACTGGATTTTTCTGCGATTGCCAAGGGATATGGCGTTGATGTCATCGCTGATGTATTAGCCAATCAATATCACATCGATGACTACATGGTAGAAATCGGTGGCGAAGTTGCCACCAAAGGGGTGAACGCCAAAGGTAAGGCGTGGACGATTGCCATCGACGCCCCCATCTTGGATAGCTCAGTACAAAATCGAGAGATATTTGCCACACTAAGTTTACCTACAGGCTTGCATATCGCTACATCTGGCGGTTATCGGAATTCGGTTGAATTTGATGGCGTTCGTTATAGCCACACCATCAATCCAGCCACCGCTCAGCCTGTTGCTGATGGTGCACCGAGCGTTACTGTCATTCACGACAGCGTCGCCTTGGCAGACGGCTGGGCAACTGCATTAACTGCCTTGTCTTATCATGACGCCCTAAAAATCGCCAGTCAAAACCAAATCAAAGCACTATTTATCATCGAAAAGACAGACGGCAAAGGATACGAGATGGTCAAATCAGATGCACTGACCGCCACTGCCATCAAAATTGGTCAATGA
- a CDS encoding OsmC family protein: MTASVSWLKNEAINFSATSGSGHEVVIDSAQKLGAKPMELILMGLGSCASYDVVSILQKSRQDVADIRCEISAKRADAVPAVFTDIHLHFVVVGTNIKESQVSKAIELSADKYCSASKMLSEGGVNITHDYKIIEMA; encoded by the coding sequence ATGACTGCCAGCGTCTCTTGGCTAAAAAATGAAGCGATTAACTTTAGTGCTACCAGTGGCTCAGGTCATGAAGTGGTGATTGATTCTGCTCAGAAGCTAGGTGCTAAGCCGATGGAGCTTATTTTGATGGGGCTTGGTAGCTGTGCCAGCTATGATGTGGTGAGCATTCTACAAAAATCTCGCCAAGATGTTGCCGACATTCGTTGTGAAATCTCTGCCAAGCGTGCTGATGCCGTGCCTGCGGTGTTTACCGATATTCATCTGCACTTTGTGGTTGTGGGTACTAATATCAAAGAAAGCCAAGTTTCTAAAGCCATCGAACTATCAGCCGATAAATACTGCTCGGCATCAAAGATGCTGTCAGAAGGCGGTGTGAATATCACACATGATTACAAAATCATTGAGATGGCATAA
- the ubiM gene encoding 5-demethoxyubiquinol-8 5-hydroxylase UbiM, with product MNRQSDIIVIGAGPVGLAFARYFQGTDLQITVIDKANLPSIESPAYDGREIALTHRSKEILQDLGAWQRFDASEIYPLKNAKVYNGTSNYALHFSVPKDLTLLSSADRLGNLISNHNIRQALYDEVKTLPNITLLTDTTIKHIDTNDTSVQVGLDDGSVLHAKLLIGADSRLSYVRRTLGIGAQMNDFGRTVIVFRVSHPLSNEATAQECFFYGRTLALLPLNDHLTNCVITLDNTQATELLAMTPNELAKEAQRMMNDKLGVCSIAGSIHHYPLMGVHANTFIAKRAALIGDAAVGMHPVTAHGYNLGLLSVDTLGKLIIQAHRDNLDIGSQSLLARYNLRHQRHTRPLYHGTNAMVSMFTNDKPAMRVVRDVALRFSNNLPPIKRWITGQLTGK from the coding sequence ATGAACCGTCAGAGCGACATCATTGTTATCGGTGCAGGCCCTGTAGGTCTTGCCTTCGCCAGATACTTTCAAGGCACGGATTTACAGATTACCGTCATTGACAAAGCAAATCTACCTAGCATCGAAAGCCCTGCCTATGACGGAAGAGAAATCGCCCTAACCCATCGCTCAAAAGAAATTTTGCAAGACTTAGGTGCTTGGCAACGCTTTGATGCCAGTGAGATTTACCCCCTAAAAAATGCCAAAGTTTATAACGGCACTTCTAATTATGCCCTGCATTTTTCCGTACCCAAAGATTTGACTTTATTGAGCTCAGCAGACAGATTGGGCAATCTCATCTCCAACCATAATATCCGCCAAGCACTCTATGATGAAGTAAAGACCCTACCTAATATTACTCTACTTACCGATACCACCATCAAGCACATTGACACCAACGATACGAGTGTACAAGTTGGCTTGGACGATGGCAGCGTGTTACACGCCAAGCTACTCATCGGAGCGGACAGTCGCTTATCTTATGTCAGACGCACGCTAGGGATTGGGGCACAGATGAATGACTTTGGGCGAACGGTCATCGTCTTTCGAGTCAGCCACCCCTTATCTAATGAAGCCACCGCCCAAGAGTGTTTTTTTTATGGTAGAACACTTGCCCTACTACCACTAAACGATCATCTGACCAACTGTGTCATCACGCTAGACAATACCCAAGCAACCGAGTTACTCGCCATGACGCCCAACGAGCTTGCCAAAGAAGCTCAGCGTATGATGAATGATAAACTGGGTGTTTGTAGCATTGCAGGTAGCATTCATCACTATCCTTTGATGGGCGTACATGCCAACACCTTTATCGCTAAGCGAGCAGCACTCATCGGCGATGCCGCTGTTGGTATGCACCCTGTAACCGCACATGGGTACAACCTAGGACTGCTTAGCGTAGACACCTTAGGCAAACTCATCATACAAGCTCATCGTGATAATCTAGATATTGGCAGTCAGTCGCTTTTGGCACGCTACAACCTTCGCCATCAGCGACACACTCGCCCTTTATATCACGGCACGAATGCGATGGTATCCATGTTTACCAATGACAAACCAGCCATGCGTGTGGTGCGTGATGTCGCTCTAAGATTTAGCAATAACCTACCCCCCATCAAACGCTGGATCACAGGACAACTCACAGGTAAATAA
- a CDS encoding MAPEG family protein, whose product MNSIMMFVANFSPNISIAIQAMLVACLLPFLFAVFAKITGGFRLVDNANPREFLAKTTGMAARFNAAQTNSFESLPIFLAAVIVAMYCFVPQNVINVLAWLYVFLRIGYGAAYALDWSLLRSLLWMLGLMCCLALFAFAIIVV is encoded by the coding sequence ATGAATAGTATCATGATGTTTGTGGCTAATTTTTCGCCAAATATTAGCATCGCCATTCAAGCGATGCTAGTGGCGTGCTTACTGCCTTTTTTGTTTGCTGTATTTGCTAAGATAACAGGCGGATTTCGGCTTGTGGACAATGCCAATCCACGAGAATTTTTGGCGAAGACTACAGGCATGGCGGCTCGTTTTAATGCCGCCCAAACCAACAGTTTTGAGAGCCTGCCTATTTTCTTGGCAGCGGTTATTGTGGCGATGTACTGCTTTGTACCACAAAATGTCATTAATGTTTTGGCGTGGCTGTATGTATTTTTACGCATTGGCTATGGTGCGGCGTATGCCCTTGATTGGTCGTTGCTGCGTTCGTTGTTGTGGATGCTTGGGCTGATGTGCTGCTTGGCGTTGTTTGCCTTTGCCATCATTGTGGTCTGA
- a CDS encoding transposase gives MIAPLIYGNTMTSNLFETWFEQMLLPCLDNQHEPSIIILDNARFHRIKHLQNIINQSTTDNTQAKKTHHLTAATLLA, from the coding sequence TTGATTGCTCCACTCATTTATGGCAACACAATGACAAGCAATTTGTTTGAAACTTGGTTTGAACAAATGCTATTGCCTTGTCTTGATAATCAGCACGAGCCATCAATCATCATCTTGGATAACGCAAGATTTCATAGAATAAAACATCTACAAAACATCATCAATCAAAGCACAACCGATAACACACAAGCCAAAAAAACACATCATCTTACCGCTGCCACCCTACTCGCCTGA
- a CDS encoding YcaO-like family protein, with product MTTLSNMYFVDSVARVRYGERFDDFYGHSGSYSLEIAKNKSYYEIIERILASEIFFGGSHLQRQFASHCFFTKKFLKNYPYKDVLIRTKYDVSASGLGLHSDKDMAIKHAILEVLERHVALLLWYHHDSILKIGSRNLGGGYFIHHYTSVLNIPFCMSVVFHERNDIFFCGTSMKTNLKNAIEASEIEALSLVANIIVKNNLHPKGNVKSTIDRIHTLVGSGAINRINHLQSKYLHNHLIDFFDKEFSLYDLLDLLNFHDVQVVHINEMSGYHCYRAIINQALSKNFVRVNPFYNKMTPDPFC from the coding sequence ATGACAACTTTGAGCAACATGTATTTTGTTGATTCTGTTGCGAGAGTTCGATATGGAGAAAGATTTGATGATTTTTATGGCCACTCTGGCTCTTATAGTTTGGAGATTGCCAAAAATAAATCATATTATGAAATTATTGAAAGAATTTTAGCTTCCGAAATATTTTTTGGCGGAAGTCATCTTCAAAGACAATTTGCTTCTCACTGTTTTTTTACTAAGAAATTTTTAAAAAATTACCCTTATAAGGATGTGCTGATTAGAACCAAGTATGATGTAAGTGCTAGTGGTTTGGGGCTTCATAGTGATAAGGATATGGCTATAAAACATGCTATTTTAGAGGTTTTAGAGCGTCATGTTGCTTTATTATTATGGTATCACCATGACAGTATTTTGAAAATTGGTAGTAGGAATTTAGGGGGTGGATATTTTATTCATCATTACACCAGTGTTCTAAATATTCCATTCTGCATGTCTGTCGTATTTCATGAGAGAAATGACATATTCTTTTGTGGAACATCCATGAAAACAAATTTAAAAAATGCAATTGAAGCATCGGAAATAGAGGCGTTATCATTGGTGGCCAATATTATTGTAAAAAATAATTTACACCCAAAGGGTAATGTTAAAAGCACTATTGATAGAATTCATACCTTGGTTGGTTCTGGTGCAATAAACAGAATCAATCACTTACAATCGAAATATTTGCACAATCATTTAATTGATTTTTTTGACAAAGAGTTCTCGCTATATGATCTTCTTGATTTGCTTAATTTTCATGATGTTCAGGTGGTGCATATTAATGAGATGAGTGGATATCACTGTTATAGAGCAATCATCAATCAAGCATTAAGCAAAAACTTTGTGAGAGTAAATCCTTTTTATAATAAGATGACCCCAGATCCTTTTTGTTAA
- a CDS encoding aKG-HExxH-type peptide beta-hydroxylase, giving the protein MTEQELSLLSTATPNIYFSRKIHIACNEYFVEKFVSYLDVISFKLKYDTTGLKNKLLSLDTNLKIHPSIFMSFFQLIDSMKTGVVYDIKKSISNIMDVLQNALNDKIFFPNISSVGSESWEYSYIEKLKSYDQKNIRGETTEIYPVSENMMPFHIENIQSALNMIESADKEIYDEIKEFVTHIKIFEGKVLRGDTSNISFGSIWLRVPEPEDDQVGYWIEHIVHETSHIRLEAHFFLEKLVLNSRDEKIFRAPIRDDLRPMRGIFHASFVLSRMVRIFTILSINGYDKRFRDRLQLCKLQFEIGLNTLEHPKARLSNNGLLIKKSLKECAYI; this is encoded by the coding sequence ATGACCGAACAAGAGCTATCTTTATTATCAACAGCTACGCCTAATATATATTTTTCAAGAAAAATTCATATTGCTTGTAATGAATATTTTGTTGAAAAGTTTGTGAGCTATTTAGATGTTATTTCTTTTAAATTAAAATATGACACAACTGGCTTAAAAAATAAATTATTAAGTCTTGATACAAATTTAAAAATTCATCCAAGTATCTTTATGTCTTTTTTTCAACTGATAGATAGTATGAAAACTGGTGTGGTTTATGATATAAAAAAATCAATCAGTAATATTATGGATGTGCTTCAAAATGCACTTAATGATAAAATATTTTTTCCTAATATAAGCTCAGTTGGTTCTGAAAGTTGGGAGTATTCTTATATAGAAAAGTTGAAGTCTTATGATCAAAAAAACATCAGAGGCGAAACTACGGAAATATACCCAGTTTCAGAGAATATGATGCCCTTTCATATAGAAAATATCCAATCAGCATTGAATATGATAGAAAGTGCTGATAAAGAGATTTACGACGAAATTAAAGAATTTGTTACTCATATTAAAATATTTGAAGGTAAAGTGTTAAGAGGAGATACTTCAAATATCTCTTTTGGCTCAATTTGGCTTAGAGTGCCAGAGCCCGAGGATGATCAAGTCGGATATTGGATTGAGCATATCGTTCATGAGACATCTCACATTAGATTGGAGGCTCATTTCTTTTTAGAAAAGTTGGTTTTAAATTCTAGAGATGAAAAAATTTTTAGAGCTCCTATTCGCGATGATTTAAGACCTATGAGAGGTATTTTTCATGCCTCATTTGTTTTGTCTAGGATGGTACGAATATTTACAATTTTATCTATTAATGGGTATGATAAGAGATTTAGGGATAGATTACAATTATGCAAATTACAATTCGAAATTGGCTTAAATACTCTAGAGCACCCAAAGGCAAGACTCTCTAACAATGGACTATTGATTAAGAAGTCCCTTAAAGAATGTGCATATATATAA